The bacterium genome contains a region encoding:
- the rpoC gene encoding DNA-directed RNA polymerase subunit beta', with product MLTNTLDTLFDLKNLEDFGSLVIRLASPDDIRKWSRGEVTKPETINYRTLKSEKDGLFDEKIFGPSKDWECYCGKYKRIRYKGVICDKCGVEVTQSRVRRERMGHINLACPVAHIWFFKGAPSKISMILGVAPRAIEQVIYFARYLVLNVDEDKKKTAIKVLETALVESENEIITSFKDKKSLLAEEAKKAKEKIEGKIKDKEQLALALNEIELDQRKKETAISEDEKANLSRNSRLFENLISLVRGLKLLSILSEEEYDELYTFGAADFFEAKMGAEAVLSVLAEVNLEKISEELKKELSETKTTSAKYIKAVKRLKLIEGLKKSKIDPTWMVMKVLPVLPPDLRPMVQLSGGRFATSDLNDLYRRVINRNNRLKHLIGLGAPEIILRNEKRMLQESLDSLLDSSQRKATRRARGRQPLRSLSDLLKGKQGRFRQNLLGKRVDYSGRSVIIVGPDLKLNQCGLPKEMALEMFKPFVLREMITRGIAPNVKSAKNMLDRRPPEVFDILEEITKDHPVLLNRAPTLHKLSIQAFYPILIEGSAIRLHPAVCSGFNADFDGDQMAVHVPLSKQAIEEAKTLMLPEHNLLRPADGSPVSTPASKEMALGVYYLTSIDPSLKKYTTIFSDKSEALQAHQSYLIELRQPIEVRIDGKIIETTVGRITFNEILPDVFEFVNESCTSTVIKKLFSVAYAKCDSGTVVNMIDSVKSLGFTAGTISGLSFGIFDAVLLPEKAKIIKASETKVAEIESNFDIGLITLSEKKRMIQEVWLEVSEELADKTWDLMEPTNPIRVVIDAKVGRASRDQVKQLSAMRGLVVDPLGKIVELPIKSNFREGLSVFEYVTSSRGSRKGLTDTAIKTADAGYLTRRLVDVSHDLIVRLVDCETTEGLTIRKSDRPQAFTNRITGRYLVNDIKDKKGKVLGVSGDLISEDLALKFEKEEVEDVIVRSALTCSARHGLCVKCYGWDLSTKKDVEVGTPVGVIAAQSIGEPGTQLTLRTKHAAGAVGVDVTQGLPRVEELVEARTPKVVSAMAEISGKVSVSETEEGIKVVISATGKSKEEREYILPKTLEISVEDGQTIDAGEALAKGPLDIKDVLLICGLRSAQEYLVTELQKVYESQGIGINDKHFEVIARKMSDEVRVVTAGDTSFLPGELSSKATFESENEKALAAGGEPASAQQIILGITRRSLYTESWLSAASFEQTTDVLTESSLLSREDKLLGLKENVIIGRLIPVTAEKALIKN from the coding sequence ATGTTAACTAATACACTAGACACATTGTTTGATTTAAAGAACTTAGAAGACTTTGGTTCATTAGTAATTAGGCTCGCGTCCCCAGACGATATAAGAAAATGGAGTCGCGGTGAGGTAACAAAGCCTGAAACTATAAATTACAGAACTTTAAAGTCTGAAAAGGACGGCCTTTTTGATGAAAAAATCTTTGGACCTTCAAAGGATTGGGAGTGTTATTGTGGTAAGTATAAAAGAATTAGATATAAAGGGGTAATCTGTGACAAGTGTGGTGTAGAGGTTACACAATCAAGAGTAAGACGCGAAAGAATGGGACATATCAACCTAGCTTGCCCAGTAGCCCATATCTGGTTCTTTAAAGGAGCACCTTCAAAAATATCAATGATTCTAGGTGTTGCACCAAGAGCAATTGAACAGGTCATTTATTTTGCACGATACTTGGTCTTGAATGTGGACGAAGACAAGAAAAAGACAGCAATCAAAGTACTGGAGACTGCTTTAGTCGAGAGTGAAAATGAAATTATAACTTCCTTTAAGGATAAAAAGAGTCTTTTAGCAGAAGAAGCTAAAAAGGCAAAGGAAAAGATTGAAGGAAAAATTAAAGACAAGGAGCAACTTGCCCTAGCATTAAATGAAATTGAACTTGATCAAAGAAAAAAGGAAACTGCTATTTCAGAAGATGAAAAAGCAAACCTGAGCAGAAACTCAAGATTGTTTGAAAATCTAATAAGTTTGGTCAGAGGCCTTAAACTTTTAAGTATTCTTTCAGAAGAGGAGTACGATGAACTTTACACTTTTGGTGCAGCTGACTTCTTTGAGGCTAAAATGGGTGCTGAGGCAGTTCTTTCTGTGTTGGCTGAAGTAAATCTTGAAAAAATATCTGAAGAGTTGAAAAAGGAACTAAGTGAAACAAAAACAACAAGTGCAAAGTATATAAAAGCAGTTAAAAGACTTAAATTAATAGAAGGATTGAAAAAATCAAAGATTGATCCAACTTGGATGGTTATGAAAGTTTTGCCTGTCTTGCCACCAGATTTAAGGCCAATGGTGCAGTTGTCAGGTGGTAGGTTTGCAACATCTGACTTGAACGACTTATATAGAAGAGTAATTAATAGAAACAATAGACTTAAGCACTTAATAGGTCTTGGCGCTCCTGAAATTATTTTAAGAAATGAGAAAAGAATGTTGCAAGAGTCCCTAGATTCATTATTAGATTCTTCTCAAAGAAAAGCAACCAGGAGGGCAAGAGGAAGACAACCTTTAAGATCTTTAAGTGATTTACTTAAAGGAAAACAGGGTAGGTTTAGACAGAATCTGCTTGGTAAAAGAGTTGATTATTCAGGTAGAAGTGTAATTATAGTAGGACCTGATCTTAAATTAAATCAATGTGGTTTACCAAAAGAAATGGCTTTGGAAATGTTTAAGCCATTTGTTCTTCGAGAGATGATTACAAGAGGAATTGCCCCAAATGTAAAATCTGCTAAAAACATGCTTGATAGAAGGCCACCTGAAGTTTTTGACATATTGGAAGAAATTACAAAAGATCATCCAGTATTGTTAAATCGTGCGCCAACTTTGCATAAACTATCTATCCAAGCTTTTTATCCAATTTTGATTGAGGGTAGCGCAATTAGACTTCATCCTGCTGTTTGTTCAGGTTTTAATGCAGATTTTGATGGAGATCAAATGGCAGTTCACGTACCACTATCAAAACAAGCAATTGAAGAGGCAAAAACTTTGATGTTACCAGAGCATAACTTATTAAGACCTGCCGATGGTTCACCAGTTTCAACGCCAGCGTCTAAAGAAATGGCATTGGGTGTCTATTATTTGACGTCAATCGACCCAAGTCTTAAAAAGTACACAACTATTTTTTCAGATAAGAGCGAAGCTTTACAAGCTCATCAGAGTTATTTAATTGAATTAAGACAGCCAATTGAGGTTCGCATTGATGGGAAAATAATCGAGACAACAGTCGGTAGAATTACTTTCAATGAAATATTGCCAGATGTTTTTGAATTTGTTAACGAGTCTTGTACATCCACTGTAATTAAGAAGTTGTTTAGCGTTGCATATGCCAAGTGTGACTCAGGAACTGTTGTTAATATGATTGATAGTGTTAAGTCACTAGGTTTTACGGCAGGTACTATCTCAGGTCTATCATTTGGTATATTTGACGCAGTATTGTTACCTGAAAAGGCAAAAATTATTAAGGCTTCTGAAACAAAAGTCGCTGAAATTGAGAGCAACTTTGATATAGGTTTAATTACACTATCTGAAAAGAAAAGAATGATTCAGGAGGTTTGGCTTGAAGTATCCGAAGAGTTGGCTGATAAAACTTGGGATCTAATGGAGCCTACAAACCCAATTAGGGTGGTTATTGATGCTAAGGTTGGTCGTGCAAGCCGAGATCAGGTCAAACAATTATCAGCTATGAGGGGTCTAGTTGTTGATCCACTTGGAAAGATTGTTGAACTTCCAATTAAATCAAACTTTAGAGAAGGATTGTCTGTCTTTGAATATGTTACTTCGTCAAGGGGTTCAAGAAAAGGTTTGACTGACACTGCAATCAAGACAGCCGACGCCGGGTACTTAACAAGACGTTTGGTAGATGTCTCTCACGATTTGATTGTAAGGTTGGTTGACTGTGAAACAACTGAAGGTTTAACAATTAGAAAATCAGATAGACCGCAAGCCTTCACAAACAGGATTACAGGTAGATATTTAGTTAATGATATAAAAGACAAAAAAGGTAAGGTTTTGGGAGTTAGTGGAGACTTAATTAGTGAAGACTTGGCTCTAAAATTTGAAAAAGAAGAGGTTGAGGATGTTATAGTTAGGTCAGCTTTGACTTGCTCAGCAAGACACGGACTTTGTGTTAAGTGTTACGGTTGGGACCTTTCTACTAAAAAGGATGTAGAAGTGGGTACACCTGTTGGGGTAATTGCTGCTCAGTCAATCGGTGAACCTGGTACACAACTTACACTAAGAACCAAACATGCTGCCGGTGCAGTTGGTGTTGACGTTACACAAGGATTACCAAGAGTTGAGGAACTGGTTGAAGCAAGAACTCCAAAAGTAGTTTCTGCAATGGCTGAAATATCTGGAAAAGTCAGTGTTTCTGAGACCGAAGAGGGTATAAAAGTTGTAATTTCTGCGACAGGAAAATCTAAAGAGGAAAGGGAATATATATTACCTAAAACCTTGGAAATAAGTGTTGAAGATGGCCAGACAATAGATGCTGGTGAAGCACTTGCTAAAGGACCTCTTGATATTAAAGACGTGTTGTTGATTTGTGGTTTAAGATCAGCTCAAGAATACTTAGTGACAGAGCTTCAAAAGGTATATGAGTCACAGGGTATTGGCATTAATGATAAACATTTTGAGGTCATTGCAAGAAAAATGAGTGATGAAGTTAGGGTTGTAACTGCAGGAGACACATCCTTCTTACCAGGTGAGTTGTCAAGTAAAGCAACATTCGAAAGTGAGAATGAAAAAGCTTTAGCCGCAGGAGGAGAACCAGCATCAGCTCAACAAATTATATTAGGTATAACTAGAAGATCTCTTTACACTGAGAGCTGGCTATCTGCTGCATCGTTTGAACAGACAACAGATGTGTTAACAGAAAGCTCACTACTCTCAAGAGAAGACAAACTACTTGGTTTGAAGGAGAACGTTATTATTGGAAGATTAATTCCTGTTACTGCAGAAAAAGCCTTAATAAAAAATTAA